The DNA region aaatgtgatacaaattgaatagtcatgcacttaatttaaaatttttaatagtcaaggaccaaaattgatacatatattatagttgagggactaaaaatgatatttactcTTCACATTTCACAGTTTGGTTTTTTTCTCTGAACTTGGTTTTCTTCTCCTAAAATTGGCAGTGACTCAACCATTTGGGACAAACAAAATTGATACAATTTCACAACTTGTAAAATACCAATTCTGTGATTGCACAAACTTAAAACCATTCATCTCCCCTTATTGTCTTCAAAATTTCTTTCCAATCAGATGTAATTTCTTGACTTAGAAGAAACAGCAAATGCTACTTAACAACTTCCCTGGTAACGTTACGTTGCTCAATACCGGGGGGGTCAGTATAGTGAAGTGCTGTAACATAAACAAATGCAAGACGCTAATGAACTTCATTCAATCTACCTTATGTGTGTCGTAAGAAGCTCTTCTACTCCTCGTCGTTTTTCTCTACCAATATCCTCTTGCACGCTTCATAACACATGAAAGAAATCCCAGCAGCCGGCACCAACTTCATGCAGCTGGGTCCCAGCCCTTTATACAATCCCGCGATACCTTCCTGTTCAAGGATGGTGGCGAGAGCATGAATCACGTTCTTGTATACTTGCCTCCCGCTAACAGCCCCTACCTGCATGTGCTTACGGGCCACTTCTAGAGGGAAGGTGGCGCTGCTGGATATAGCTCCGGCCATGGACCCGATCAAAAGGGTCTCGATGTTGCCAATTCTCTCTTGTTTGAAAAACTTTGTGTAGGATTTTCGCAGTGTGTCGTACGCAAAGTAGTTCGTTGCAGCATATGGAATCACTCCAATTAAACTCGGGGTGAGACCCCGGTAGAGCTCTCCTGGACCCCCCtctttcaatatttttatgaatgCATCGAGTAGACCTTCGTAAACTCCTCTCTACAGTTTCAAGAAAATCATTCAACCCTATATTATTTACGCCAAAAGTCTGTGTCTGCAAAGCAGCATCGCAAGATTACCTGGATTGTCAGTCGAGTCTTGACCAATTCAAGAGGATATGTCACCAATGTTGAACTTACACCAGCACACGCTCCAGCAACTAATGAAGCGGGAATCGGAAGTTTAGGCTGCTCACCGGGTTTGGCCGACAAGTTCTTATTAACCGTGTCGTAAGCAAAAAGCTGCAAAGCACAAACAACTTTCAGCTAAGATACAGTACAAAATGGTAAATTGAAGGTGAATACATGACCCTTTTCTATGGCAAAGCAAATGATATCGGTGATAACAATTTTCCAATTTTGAAGAAAAGCGAATCTCTAGTGCATAAGAGATTTTGCATCCCAATTCCCAACTAACTAGAATAAGAAATACATTCCTAGCCAAGATGGCAAGAGATCCAcatttgtaaccacaaggtcgagTTATGAATCCTTGCccccttggtttgagctggtcagctatTGGTAACCAAGgttggtttactttcttgtggtcctttgccggctagggtcacaaggcaagGTTTACCTACACCCAAAAGGGTTgtggggtttccctcgtcacccaaaaaaaaaagaaaaacatgttTTTGAGAGAAGGATCAAAAGATATATTAATGTGAATCAAGCCTCGAGCTATCGAAGATGATAGGAGGCAGAGCAACAGTCCAATAAATACAATCAGTCATAGAACAAGCAGCTTTAGCCAGAACATAAGCTACTAAGTTCGATGACCTTTtaacaaaagagaaagaaatacTATTAATTGGATTTGTTCAACTAGAGCTatcaaattgttttaaaaagtaCTGCTGCGCATTAAGGGAATCAAGGCACACCCTCACAATTACAACTAAATGTCGGACTATTACTTATCTTGAGCTTTTGAAAACTCATCATACAAGAAAAGATAATGCTGCCATATTCTTGCTACTTTCGTAAAGATTGTTTATTCCTGAGTACCACGTGAAAGTTCAAATCCAGGATAGTAACTGCCTGCCAGCAAATAAAGACTATAAAAGTTTTAAGATAGTAACCCAACCGTCTCTAGTATGAGCACATTTAGAAGGGAAAACTAGATATACTGTTTGGCAAATGAATACGACAACAAAGATGATCCTCAACATAACAACAAGAAACTAATGCAGCAAACACAGCTCCACATTAAGCAACTTCTCAACCTAACGAGAATAACAACGATGGTGCCAATGATTCTACAATACCTATGACTTAATAAGGCCCTAAAAGCTCATTGTGGAATTCACACAACTAACCAATTCGGTttgccaacaacaaataatgcCTCAATTAAGCAATGAACACGAAATAGAAGCACAACTTATGAACTTAACCAATATATCAACCAAAAAGTGAAAGTGTGAAGCAAAATACTCAAAGAATTATACCTCAATGGCCTTGCTAGGCGCGACACGAATCACATTAACCAAATTACCCCTAAACAATCCAGTCCACCCTTCATGTGCCATGATAGAGTGGAACACCTCGGTTGTCGAATGCCCACTACTCCCAACCATCAAATGAGTCCTAATGGTCTCCAATGGAGCTACAGCAGTTCTCGACACTGCCCCTGCAATTGCCCCACTTATCAACCTCCTCAATGAAGGATTCGAAACCTTAATCTTAAGCTTGAGCCtaggtttcttcttcttcgcacccacttcctcctcaagtgaGGAGATGTATTTGGCGTACAAATCGAAATAGGGGAGCTTGAAACCCCCGTTCTCGTCCCGGGAATCCGACGGGTTCGGAGACGAAACGCCGACACTCATATTCCCACCCATTTGACCCACGCAGGCAAACAGCCCACCAGGGCAAAAGTTCGCATCTTGTAGACTCCATTGAAACCCCAACTGAGAATTCGAAGAGAACCCATCCTTCTTCCACTCCAACGCCTGCATTCCTTTGCCTGCCATGATTTGAACCTTGTCGAAAGCAAAGAATTGAAAGAACCCTTTGAATCAGAacccaaaacaacaatcaaagcTGTCGATTCAGGGGTTTAGGCAATACGGGAAAGCTGAAGGAGCAAACGAATCGGCACTGGGCAAATGGGTGATTAAAAAATTCATTGTCGCGTTTGGGTTTTCGAAAAATTTTGACGAATAGATTCGAGTCTAGAGCCTAGAAAAGCAATAGAAAGATAAAGAGTATGTGAGAAAGAATAATCTTGTTCGATGGAGAGTGTTGAGAAGCTTTCAGCGGAAAATACAAAATACGAAACAAGTGAGACTTCAGATTCTCTCTACCCTTTCGAAACAGAAAAGACATGAAAAAAGCTTTCCAGTAATAAGTGATTTCCATTTCATATTCTACCAAAAGTGGAACATTTTTTCCATTCTACatgatttacaaattacaattgagcaaataccaattatgggattcacaaaatcacaattttagtttatatgtttaattcttatcaattttcatccacgattattattttaattttaaaattcatcacGCTGCGCTGGTCATTCATCTGTTTAGCACATTccgaaatatgaaattataaggGATATTTTCGTCCTTTCTTAATTAAGAAGTCAATTCGAACCTGAACAAAGGAATTTAAGTCCCAATATCTCAATTTTGCGTTCTCCTATGTCCTTAAATGAATAAGAAGGAGAATAATGATGAGGAGAAGAACAACGAATTAcaatcttaggacttaaatcttATTATTCATCTACTCGAATTGGGATTTTAGTTATGAAATGACGAAAATacatttaataatttcatatttcagCATGTCCTAAATGGATGGTGACTAGCGCAGcgtgaattttaaaattaaaataataatcattgatgaaaattgataagaattaaatatataaactaaaaatgtcattttgtcAAATGGAGGGTGAACAACGAAAATACCTTTGTTAATACtcgtaaaaataaaattagtatttgCTCATTTACAATTATAACGTTTTTACTGTTTTACGTTTCATTGACAATTTTCAAGGAATTAAATAGGAGTGGCGTGGTTTTGAaggtttaattattctaattttaaattatcaaCTATTAGAAGAgtaatagaaattaaaatagttaAAGTAAGTCAAAGagcttgtggtctagtggtattcGATTTACACTTCCAAATGGAAGGAAGTACTCCGTAGATTTGAGTCTCTGTGaactaggttgagaaagtagttagaattagtagtatttaaaaaaaaaaagttaaagtaataataacaaGATTGAAATAATAGAGATTAGAGTCTCGACATGCCTATGAATGATTGATCAATAAagacattaatatttttttggaaacgATAAAGACATTAATATTAAAGtacttaattattatacattttgtatatagaacatttattaattaattatatatttttagtacatattaattatattagtattTGTTATGCACAATGTGTAGAAATAGGTACACAATATTacaactttatattaaaatcttaaatttgtttagatttcatatatttatattattataaataataataatgtcaagcatttttataaatttgatatttatattttaggaaataactaacatataactccaatataaaatgtgcatattattattattgttgttgttgttgttgttgaagaagatagaaaatatatggtgaatGCATGTGCATTGTGACAATAGTGAAGAAGATAACATAAATTATAACAGTacggtaggggtatgtttgtccaaaatattgtatagtacaacttttatagcataatgtatacaaaaaaaaattgtaacgaaaaaacaaacataaataaagagtataaccttcattcacacttattaattttttatttattagatagataattattttggtatgtattaattatatacaaatttaaaaatatatttatatgaagGTTGACTTTGGGAGCCCTATTCTCAATGAATTTTAAAAGAGTAATTCAATCCATCCCTCTAAAAATCTTCTTTCCTTATTTTCGCTTTATttaatgacaaaaacttgtgtgagaccatggTCAGTGAGACAGGTCGAGTTGTAGATAATTAGGtttgtaagtatcacaatttcaattatataaatattacaatatttatcattagtaactATCAATTTACCCTAAATAATATctcaatttcacatataagtattacaatatttatcataagtaacgatttatttttaattcaaattggtattaaattttctacaataagtattaaatttttttttcaaaaataacatttaacgtataagtattacaatatttacattAGAATTACACTTTATaataagtatcacaatttcagttataagtattataatatttatcattagtaacaatcatTTCATcctaaatagtatcacaatttcacatataaacaTTGCAATATCTATGAtaagtaacaatttatttatttcaaattggcATCAAATTTTCTAGaataagtattatgatttctatCATAGACTCGACCCGTTTCATGGATCTTTCTCACACAAGTGCGactcctatttaattagatacTTTAATCTTTCATTACTAGTTGGCAGGATCAAGTTAATTTATGGACACTCAATGATTAGaaaaacccgaatccactttgacctaACCTAAATCGGAAGTGGGCCTCATTGAAAATTATACCATAAAATGGTTGATTTAAATGCAATTATAGGCacttttttctaataataactCACAATATAATGAATGAAAATACATTTTCAAGATTGAAAACGACACAATAATGTTCAACAGACGGTCCATGCATAGGACAAGtaggtgttaccctttgaaccttccATTATAAAGATATATTTACTTTACTAGTTGTCTGGTAGAatgcgatgtctttgaaccttACTGTCATTTCTACAAATGATGATATATCTTTCATACGAACATCCAAATCTTTGGTAAGTATCATGGGTGTACCCGTTTTGGCTATAGAACGTCTTTCCTAGTTTTACAAGAGTTtctaattaaagaattaagcaTGTACAATTCGACTTTGAAGTGACCCTACTTCTCTCACATAgtttattatattcttttctCAAGTATCACCCATATTCTTTTCATATCACCTGATATTTAGAATCATTAAAGTATGCATACATGCTAACCTCACGTGGGAGTCATGCATGGATAAGAATTCAAGACCTAGTGATTACACTTCAATTCGTTCTATAATTTAGTTGTTCGTTTTAAACATATATAGCTAGCTAGGTGTCAACTAATTAAGTTAGGTATCCACTATAGCACTTTAGGCTTTAATTTAGTTGTTCGTTCtatattattcttttaactTCACATagtcttaattagtattatgtCTACGACACAAATGTCTAGACTTATTATacatactagttttacacgcgcattgcgtgaatgtgttaatgcccagtgtttatatttaaataaatatttaaaagtatatcaatgcaagattatataggagaaatttatacatacgtaattgaatgtcaaatttgtttatttaaatatgtaactcaaagtatatgaatccaattaagataatataggaaattcattataattgacgtcactaaaataaatgtttgcaactttgtaaaatcgatagtctaaatacttggtctaaaaatgatagtctaaataaatactactagtacttttggtttgaattttttaagtattcttaattctcttttgagtaacattgtcattgttttcatctttactatttgtcatcttcttttttgttggtagtgtgttatttgcaattgggttactatttggtagcatagatgacaacgtcatgcaatgagattatgatgtaggaagctATGTACTTTAATTTCCTAGCCTTTAGGTATTCTACTCggagttcatttggttcaaccattattgttgaatgacttattgtggataaagaaatcactagtctactatactaataagagccaaagagagttagggcctaaaatgggtagaaaaaatggcggtcaaattatttaatcaaatggatggttcagatgaattatttaatcaaatagatggttaagataattcagattaatattattaatagagattacctaatttaaccttacttttatgattatcccttaagtttttcgttaaatattctcttctccgttaatattccgttaacttttaacttacccattaatttctataagaaaggtcttaggttcgaacctcatctcaatcaaatttgacataattaagtttctcactctattttactcttattaaattaaataaattagtagctacaacaaaaaatgattttaattttgaattatgtgtctacaatacctttatttgaaaaaattattcattatcaaaaaattaaattaaataagagaaataatttcattagttatattgtctttattttctctcatgcaaagattctttacattcaaatttatcaattgatattcattacattgtccattatcttatttttacaata from Ipomoea triloba cultivar NCNSP0323 chromosome 6, ASM357664v1 includes:
- the LOC116021572 gene encoding adenine nucleotide transporter BT1, chloroplastic/mitochondrial, with translation MAGKGMQALEWKKDGFSSNSQLGFQWSLQDANFCPGGLFACVGQMGGNMSVGVSSPNPSDSRDENGGFKLPYFDLYAKYISSLEEEVGAKKKKPRLKLKIKVSNPSLRRLISGAIAGAVSRTAVAPLETIRTHLMVGSSGHSTTEVFHSIMAHEGWTGLFRGNLVNVIRVAPSKAIELFAYDTVNKNLSAKPGEQPKLPIPASLVAGACAGVSSTLVTYPLELVKTRLTIQRGVYEGLLDAFIKILKEGGPGELYRGLTPSLIGVIPYAATNYFAYDTLRKSYTKFFKQERIGNIETLLIGSMAGAISSSATFPLEVARKHMQVGAVSGRQVYKNVIHALATILEQEGIAGLYKGLGPSCMKLVPAAGISFMCYEACKRILVEKNDEE